A single region of the Candidatus Alcyoniella australis genome encodes:
- a CDS encoding TetR/AcrR family transcriptional regulator: MVNEATDKRSVIMAAAIKTFAQKGYHGTRVSDIAKEAGVAYGLVYHYFENKEQLLNSIFHDNWQVFLRALQQICLLEKHPFQERVQNLVGFLLDTYEHNPELLKVLIVEVTRSNRFQETGSLQMFREAFDTVAKMIRRAQKSGEARKDIDARLSAFVLLGCIDTVLSAMVVGVSTFGHKDTEQLKLAIANYALGGLTARP, encoded by the coding sequence ATGGTAAATGAGGCGACGGACAAGCGAAGTGTGATCATGGCAGCGGCGATCAAGACCTTCGCCCAGAAGGGTTATCACGGCACGCGCGTTTCAGATATAGCCAAAGAGGCGGGCGTAGCCTACGGCTTGGTCTACCACTATTTCGAAAATAAAGAACAGCTGCTGAACTCGATCTTCCACGACAATTGGCAGGTCTTCCTACGCGCGTTGCAGCAGATCTGCCTGTTGGAGAAGCATCCGTTTCAGGAACGGGTGCAGAACCTGGTTGGGTTCCTGCTCGACACCTACGAGCACAACCCGGAGCTACTCAAAGTGCTGATCGTCGAGGTGACGCGCTCCAACCGATTTCAGGAGACCGGCAGCCTGCAAATGTTCCGCGAGGCGTTCGATACGGTCGCCAAGATGATCCGCCGCGCTCAGAAGAGCGGAGAGGCGCGCAAGGATATCGACGCGCGGCTGTCTGCCTTCGTGTTGCTGGGATGCATCGATACCGTGCTCAGCGCAATGGTCGTCGGCGTGTCGACCTTCGGCCACAAGGACACCGAGCAGCTCAAGCTGGCGATTGCCAACTACGCTCTGGGCGGACTCACGGCGCGCCCCTGA